Within the Anas platyrhynchos isolate ZD024472 breed Pekin duck chromosome 33, IASCAAS_PekinDuck_T2T, whole genome shotgun sequence genome, the region gttttttatctgtttttccccaaaatggggATGCCGTGGAGGGCTCTGCACATCCCCTGCTGCCAACCCCACCTCTCAGCCCTGTGttctcctgctgcaggcagcggggagGTGCAGCTGATCAGCTGCGGGGCtgataaaagcatttatttccgCACCGCTCACCAGGTAGGATGTGGGGATCCTCGGGGGGGGACCCCTCCTCGCCCCCCAAACCTGCACCGAAGCATCCCCCCTGCTCGAGCCCTTCCTCCGCTGCCCTGCGTGGAACGGGAGCTGCCGAAACGCAGCGGTTTTGGCTGTGAGCAGGGGGGCTCGGAGGAGGCAGCGCCCCCCACTCCTCTTTTCTTCCCGTCTCCCCGCAGCACCCCGAGGGTTTCAGCTTTGTCAGGACGCACCACGTCGCCGAGAAAACCACCCTGTACGACATGGCCATCGACATCACGCAGAAATACGTCGCCGTCGCCTGCCAGGACAGAAACGTCAGGTCGGGACCCCCTGAAActggcacccccagccccttcccctcgcCCACCCTCCTCGGGGGTCTCCCTTTTTTCCTGTTACCCTACCCCCGCATGTCCTGCCCCCCTCGCAGGGTGTATGGCACGGCCAGCGGGAAGCAGAGGTGCTGCTACAAGGGCTCGCAGGCTGACGAGGGCTCCCTGCTGAAGGCAAGACCCAGGACGCCCCCCCCTGGGGTGCTCCCACCCGTTGTAGACAAAAATTCCCTTGCTGCACCCCAGGAGAGCTGCGGGGAGCTCCAAGGGCTCGGGGCACGCCGAGGGGCTCTGCGACCCCCTTGGTGTTTTCCCCAGGTGCAGCTGGATCCCTCGGGCACCTTCCTGGCCACGAGCTGCTCTGATAAGAGCATCTCCATCATCGATTTCCGCTCAGGAGAGTGTGTGGCCAAAATGTTTGGGCACTCAGGTTGGTTTGTGTGTCTGAAAATTGGGGAGTTTGTGTTTGATTCgaagaatttggggaaaatcTTTGGGGTGGCAAAACACAGAGCATGTTGCGAAGGGGCATGTTGGGAAATAACAGGGTTTGGGGGGCTAATTAAGGAGGCTTAATGAGCGGAGTGGGGTTAATTTGGCCTCGCAGCAGCTTTTGGTTCTCTGTCCCAGACATCGTCACGGGGATGCGATTCACCTACGACTGCAAGCATCTCATCACCGTCTCCGGAGACAGGTACCCGAGCGTCCAAAAAGCCCCCGTCCTCCTGCAGCCGTGCTCGGGGGGCTACGGGGGGGGGATTTCTGTGGTTTATTGCACCCGTGCCTCGCAAGAACCAGCTTTGGAGAGCTGTGGGTGAGGTGCGTGAATTAATTCCCCCGTGCTGGGGGAGTTAATTGAACTCAGGGTGTTAAAGTAAAGCCTCTGTGCCCAAAATCTGGGGGAAAGCTGCCCCCCAACGCCACTTTTCTGCCCCCCAACGCCACTTTTTTGCCCCAGCTGCGTGTTCATTTGGCGCCTGGCCCCCGAGCTCACCAGCAGCATGaggcagcacctgctggagctcaaccagctgcagccctggggggggaaGGAGCCGGCGTTCCCCGTGCCCATCAGGtaaaaaacaggggaaaaacgTGCGTGTTCCACCCCTGGGGGGTCCCTCCAGCCCCTcacccccacctcccaccccctgACACCCTCGGGACTGGCCCCACGGCCCCTCTGCAGCGAGCAGGACACCACGGACGGGGCTGTCCCCAGCGGGGGACCCTGCGACGAGGAGCCCGGCGGGGAGCAGGACGAGGCCACGACCACGCAGACCCCATccaaggaggagctggagccGCGTGAGTCCAAAGATTTttctctgtccccccccccgcgtGGCTGGCCCCTCTTTTTCTCACTGCCCCTGCCTGGGGAGGGCAAAGGGACCTGGCTGGGGGGgtggaaaggcagagcagatTCTTCCAGAGCCTTCCTGGGAGctgttttccccctttcccaCCCCAATTTCTGCTGCAAACGAACCCCAAACGAACCcatctctcccccccccagcccccgtcTGCATCCTGACCAACGGCAAGCTGCCCATGTGGGCCAAGAGGCTGGTAAgtcgggggggggcacccacggGAGGATTGAATCTGATTTAATTCAAATCGAATCGGGGGCATGAagcccccccctttttccccaaattccACCCCTCGTGTTTTTTAAGGGGCGAGACATCCTCGCGCCCAGCACGGAGGCAAactgtgtgccccccccctccttctcacAGCTGGGGGAGGCGGACGGCTCCGAcggcgcagcccccggcccccgggggggctaCCGGCCGCGGGGGAGGTGGGCAGCGTGCGCCGAGCACGGCCCCATCAAGACCCTGCCCGAGGCAGAGCCGAGCAGCAACGACCTCGAAGGCGCCGCCGAGCTGGAGCCCAGGaacctggagcagctgctgctggaggtcggggggggtcccgagccCCCCGCAGGGCTCAGCCCCCTGCCTGGTCCCCCCCCCTGGCAGGCGGACgcctcccccagcagcctggtGGGGAGCTCCGAGGGCTCGGAGCTGTTCCTGGAGGATGAAACCCGGCGGGAGCTGGATTTGGATGAGCCCcgctcccagcacagcacgcCGGAGGCCAGcaggtttgggggaaaaacagggGAAGGGGCTTCCCtccgtgctgggggggggggtttctTCCTCtgggcaccccaaaaccaccccaaaacgtCACCAGCAGGTGCTGATTTCGTTTAACGTTTCCCTTTTGGGCTGCCTCGGGACCCAAAACTGCTggctgcttttttgggggggtcggttttgggctgcttttttttttcgggTCGGTtttgggctgctttttttttagggtCGGTTTTGGGGCCACCCCATTAAAGCACCAAATTTCTGCTGGGCTGGACTCGGCCTCGTGTCACCGACCCCAGCCCCATCTCACCAGGATCGGGGTTCCCACGATCCTGGGGGCACCCCCCTGGTCCCTCagcccctctgcctgctcctggacGCGGATTTTTgggtttttggtgtttttttgcgACCCGCTcgccttcccccccccaggtctGGCCTGATGGTGATGccgctgcagccccaggaggaaGCCTCAGCCCCCCCAGTGCCCGGACCACCGATGCCGGGGCTGTGCCACAAGCCAGGAGGTAAGCAAGAAGCACGACCCTAAAAAATGCCCTAAAAATGCTCGGCAGCGGCTTTAGGAACTCGGGGATCCCCCATAGGGCTGTCGGGGTGCACCCCAGCACCACgctggggcttttggggggctccTATTAACGTCCCTCGTCCCTCCGGGGGGggctttttccccccctcctcaGTGACAGACGACGATTCGGGGTGCTCCGAGGATTCGGGGGGCTCCGAGGACGGGGACGCGGAGCTGGGGCAGGCTCCGAGCAGCTCCCCCGAGCAGGAGAAATTCCTCCAGCAGCACTTCGAGACCCTGGCAGACGCCCCCTGCACCGGTAACggggtggggggcactgggggggggtctgcatGGGTTCCCTGGATCCTGCTCGATGCTGACCCGGCCTCGCTCTGCAGAGAGGTTCGAGGGCTCCTTGAAGGATTTGAAGCCCCCCGAGccgggggaggaggaaaaatccCTGCTCTTAAACCTGCGCCTGAGCATTTCCACCCGATTCCTCTCGCGCTGCCGCCGAGGGGGCAGGtgggtgctgccccccaggAGCgttgcccccccctccccttttccccatcctgaccccttttttgtgtccccccccctgcAGGTACCCGAGGGTGCAGCCCCCCAGCGCAGCCCCGAGCTGGAAGCGGCTGCGGAGCTGCAGGAAGCGGAGGTAAGACGGTGGCTggaagggggttgggggggaaaacggggaagaaaaggggaaaaaagggggaaaaacgggggaaagggggaaaaggggaaaaaaaggaaaaaattagggaaaaatggggaaaaaagggaaaaacggGGAAAAAacggggggaaaaagggaaaaaaacgggaaaaaatggaaaaaatggggaaaaagggaaaatggggaaaaaaaaggaaaaaaaaattgaaaagaagttcccctgggggtgttttccagctgctgccccccccccccccccggtgctttttttggggcaggatggggctgcCAAACCCCGCAGCCTCGTTCCATGGGGCagcaccccataacccccccttTCCAGACCCCTCCAGCTGAGAATGTTCCAGAACCGGTCCCAAACGCCGCGGATGAGCAGCAGGGACAGATTTGGGGTCTCTCCTGCAGCCAGGTGCCGGGAAGGGGGGGtccttgtccccccccctctGCCCCTACAGGAGCCCCGCTGCCCCTGGATGCCTTCAGCGccgccctgcagctgctgcgcGCCCacttccaggagctgctggcgcTCTACGACCAGGTgggtgccaccaaaacctcccAAAATCTCCCCAAATCCCACGCCAGCCTCGATCCTATAGGGGAGCAACATTTGGGAGGGGTCgtggggggcacaggggctCGTTTCCCCCCCTCCGTGGAGACCCCACCGCTCGCGTTCCCCGCTCCTTTTGCTAtttctgcagctccagcccccaaAAACGACCTTTTTTGGGGTCGGGGGAGCCGTGTGACCCCCGTCAGGGGGGGTAACGAGGGGGGGGCCGTGTCCCACAGGTGATGCAGGGCCCGGAGGAGGACGCGGGGGGGGCGCGAGCCTCCCTGAGCAGCGCCTGCGGCTGGGCGGCGGCCGAGCTGCGCTCCCGAGGCATCGCCTGCGGCCCCCGCACCGACGCTGCcacccagacccccccccgcgacccccaaatccccccccacgacccccagaCCCTCGCCCTCCTCCGCGCCTACTCCGAGTCCCTCCTGGAGATGGTTCGGGAGCGGCTGCAGggcggcagccccgggggggggggcacagcctgacccccccccccgtggtttccctttgttttttttaggcACTTTGTTCTCTTTTAAGCTCCTTTGGGGCATTGGGATGAagttttggggggttttagctccaaagtttggggttttggggttttagCTCCAAAGTTTGGGGTATTTAGCTCCAAAGTTTGGGGTTTTAGCTCcaaagtttggggttttgggttTTTTAGCTCcaaagtttggggttttggggatttAGCTCCaaagtttggggtttggggtttttagctccaaagtttggggttttggggtttaaGCTCcaaagtttggggttttgggcTTTAAGCTCcaaagtttggggttttggggtttaaGCTCcaaagtttggggttttggggttttagctccaaagtttggggttttagctccaaagtttggggttttgggttTTTTAGCTCcaaagtttggggttttggggatttAGCTCCaaagtttggggtttggggtttttagctccaaagtttggggttttggggtatAAGGTCCAAAGTTTGGGGTTTTAGCTCCaaagtttggggtttgggggtttaaGCTCcaaagtttggggttttggggttttagctccaaagtttggggttttggggatttAGCTCCAAcgtttggggttttggggatttAGCTCCAAcgtttggggttttggggatttAGCTCcaaagtttggggttttggggatttAGCTCcaaagtttggggttttggggttttagCCACCTGGCAGCAAGAACGGGGGGGGCGTGAGTTGGTTTTTAGGGTTCTTCACCAATAAACGTTTTTGTTCCAAAACCAGAGGGTTTGACCCTAAATGGCATCGTTTGGGGTACGTGGGGGGCAATCTGGGGTACCTGGGGGGcgatttggggttttgggggagcaATTTGGGGCTCTTTAGGGCTCCTCTGGTACCTGGAGCCCCAAAAGGCAGCCTGGAGGCACCACAGGGGGCACCCAGCGGGTGATTTGGGCCCCCCCGGGGCTATTTGGGGCAGCACGGCTGGAATTTGGGACTCGTAACGGGGAATTTGGAGCCCGGGGGGTGACagagcctggggagggggcacggggacaATCTGGGACCCCAGGGGTGCCATTTGGGGCGCAGGGGGGACGAGGTGGGCGCCCTGGGGCTGcgatttggggtgatttgggaCAAGTGGGGGCAACGGGGCTGCATTTTGGGGCTAAGTGCatggatttggggggatttggggcccCCGATTTAGGTGGGAGCTGCGAGGTTCCCGCAGGGATGCAGCCtcaccacccccacccccaccccaaaacctcccccacccccctgggtgccccccagGAGCCGCCCCAC harbors:
- the WDR62 gene encoding LOW QUALITY PROTEIN: WD repeat-containing protein 62 (The sequence of the model RefSeq protein was modified relative to this genomic sequence to represent the inferred CDS: inserted 1 base in 1 codon), translated to MATRPSLRTRGLQGGEGRGYAKAARRLAECVVKLQKVLGXTAQSGSGLACAPPSGQVAYPAGCVVVLLDPRTNAQRLLLNASRKTVSALAFSPDGKLVVTGENGHCPAVRVWDVEERAQISELHGHKHGVTCVTFSPCAEYLVSVGHRHDRVVNVWDWKKGTLVASNKVSCRVTAVAFSEEGFFVTAGQRHVKFWFLDSARELKVKETVPLLGRSGLLGGLHDNVFCGVACGGGGTLGSTFCVTRSGLLCLFNRRRVLEKWIGLKVSLATCVCVGEELVFCGCDNGTVRIFQAQDLRYLGDLPKPHPLGVDVTRAPQPRGPDALYPDTVALAYDAARRWLSCVYRDHSLYVWDVGDLRAVGKVCSELFHSSFVWSVEAYPEFKEQPSCLPPGSFLTCSSDNTIRVWSLGSDPEHPRQGNAYSTTLLNIIYVDNAAQHLQDSSSLVERGESGGHPDAKSGVRVLQVSPDGEHLASGDRAGNLRIHELRFMREVAKVEAHDSEVLCLEYSKPETGAALLASASRDRLIHVLNVDRGYKLEQTLDDHSSAITAVKFAGSGEVQLISCGADKSIYFRTAHQHPEGFSFVRTHHVAEKTTLYDMAIDITQKYVAVACQDRNVRVYGTASGKQRCCYKGSQADEGSLLKVQLDPSGTFLATSCSDKSISIIDFRSGECVAKMFGHSDIVTGMRFTYDCKHLITVSGDSCVFIWRLAPELTSSMRQHLLELNQLQPWGGKEPAFPVPISEQDTTDGAVPSGGPCDEEPGGEQDEATTTQTPSKEELEPPPVCILTNGKLPMWAKRLGRDILAPSTEANCVPPPSFSQLGEADGSDGAAPGPRGGYRPRGRWAACAEHGPIKTLPEAEPSSNDLEGAAELEPRNLEQLLLEVGGGPEPPAGLSPLPGPPPWQADASPSSLVGSSEGSELFLEDETRRELDLDEPRSQHSTPEASRSGLMVMPLQPQEEASAPPVPGPPMPGLCHKPGVTDDDSGCSEDSGGSEDGDAELGQAPSSSPEQEKFLQQHFETLADAPCTERFEGSLKDLKPPEPGEEEKSLLLNLRLSISTRFLSRCRRGGRYPRVQPPSAAPSWKRLRSCRKRRPLQLRMFQNRSQTPRMSSRDRFGVSPAARCREGGVLVPPPLPLQEPRCPWMPSAPPCSCCAPTSRSCWRSTTR